One genomic region from Bacillus sp. SLBN-46 encodes:
- a CDS encoding PepSY-associated TM helix domain-containing protein, with amino-acid sequence MKKMRKAHLWIGLIASVLIFLESITGLLMNEPWLIGQTQMEGERGNFQQGQFNRGQFRQGEGQANGQMQGPNGFNGTNPSQGQAGMQGGQVQESGGFGRNGNFPEGVRGERLGQGSFMSTIRGLHEGRIGNTDVKWLIDLAALAMIFLTGSGIYLSVQILRADSKRRKRQLENMEVL; translated from the coding sequence ATGAAGAAGATGAGAAAGGCGCACTTATGGATTGGCTTAATTGCATCAGTATTAATTTTTTTGGAGTCTATTACAGGGCTACTAATGAATGAACCTTGGTTAATCGGTCAAACACAAATGGAAGGTGAAAGAGGAAACTTTCAACAAGGCCAATTTAATAGAGGACAATTCAGGCAGGGTGAGGGACAAGCAAATGGCCAAATGCAGGGCCCAAATGGATTTAATGGAACTAACCCATCACAGGGACAAGCTGGCATGCAGGGCGGACAAGTTCAAGAATCTGGTGGGTTTGGCAGAAATGGAAATTTTCCAGAGGGGGTTCGTGGAGAAAGGTTGGGGCAAGGCTCATTCATGAGTACCATCCGTGGTCTTCATGAAGGTAGAATTGGAAATACGGATGTGAAATGGTTGATTGATTTAGCTGCTCTTGCGATGATTTTCCTTACTGGTTCAGGTATTTATTTATCTGTTCAAATTCTTCGTGCAGACAGTAAAAGGAGAAAGCGTCAATTAGAAAACATGGAAGTTTTGTAA
- a CDS encoding HAMP domain-containing sensor histidine kinase: protein MFRQTHIRLTFINSIVFIVLISILGSTIYFYTDSRLYKDVNQSLQESLDHFQEQPRPGIGPDKDDMREGEGKSFLRVMRRDPRIMTLIWDENKKLIAEQNREADLFLDHENAIRPKALNSLQDVEVEEFSYRYVAFEVNHPELGKVTVQFIRNVNSEKELLNQLLLIITVGIGIGVVLAVISGYFLAGKALVPIKRAWQKQTEFVSDASHELRTPLAVIQAKTDILFRSPSATIQDKILDISAISNESRRLSKLVTNLLTLARSDSDQIEMKKNAFQLDELLKEIIHHYEEIAMYQEKTLHLSTLEPVEFFADKERIHQLIVILLDNAMKYTQEGGEILLSCRQSHSSIYLEVKDNGIGIPEEDIPKIFDRFYQSDKARTAAEGTGLGLSIAKWIIEKHHGRTKVQSSLGKGTTIEIIFPRAQKN from the coding sequence ATGTTCCGGCAAACTCATATACGATTAACATTTATTAATTCCATTGTCTTTATTGTCCTCATTAGCATTCTAGGAAGCACCATCTATTTTTATACAGATAGTAGATTATATAAGGATGTCAATCAGTCGTTACAAGAATCTCTTGACCATTTTCAGGAGCAACCAAGACCTGGTATTGGTCCTGATAAAGATGATATGCGAGAGGGAGAAGGGAAGTCTTTCCTGAGGGTCATGAGAAGAGACCCGAGAATTATGACATTAATATGGGATGAAAATAAGAAACTTATAGCAGAGCAAAATCGTGAAGCTGACCTTTTTCTCGATCATGAAAACGCCATACGCCCTAAGGCATTAAACAGCCTGCAGGATGTAGAAGTGGAGGAGTTTTCTTATAGGTATGTAGCGTTTGAGGTAAACCATCCTGAATTAGGGAAAGTGACGGTTCAATTTATTCGAAACGTTAACTCTGAAAAAGAATTACTCAACCAGTTATTATTAATTATTACAGTGGGTATTGGAATTGGAGTGGTATTAGCTGTAATCTCTGGTTATTTCTTAGCAGGCAAGGCACTTGTCCCAATCAAAAGAGCATGGCAAAAGCAGACTGAATTTGTATCGGATGCATCACACGAATTAAGAACCCCTTTAGCAGTAATCCAGGCAAAAACGGATATTCTTTTTCGATCACCAAGCGCAACTATACAGGATAAAATTTTAGATATATCCGCGATTTCAAACGAATCACGAAGACTCTCGAAACTTGTTACTAATTTATTGACGTTGGCAAGATCTGATTCCGATCAAATTGAAATGAAGAAGAATGCTTTTCAACTAGATGAGCTTTTAAAAGAAATAATTCATCATTATGAAGAGATTGCTATGTACCAAGAAAAAACGCTTCACTTAAGTACGCTTGAACCTGTGGAATTCTTTGCAGATAAAGAGAGAATCCATCAGCTTATTGTTATCCTATTGGACAATGCAATGAAATACACTCAGGAGGGTGGAGAAATCTTGTTATCTTGTAGACAAAGTCACTCCTCCATTTACTTAGAAGTGAAAGATAACGGGATTGGAATCCCAGAAGAAGATATTCCGAAAATATTTGATCGTTTTTATCAAAGTGACAAAGCCCGTACTGCAGCTGAAGGAACAGGTTTGGGCTTGTCTATTGCTAAATGGATCATTGAGAAACACCATGGAAGGACAAAGGTTCAAAGTAGCCTTGGTAAAGGAACGACAATAGAGATTATTTTTCCGAGAGCCCAAAAAAATTAA
- a CDS encoding response regulator transcription factor, producing MRLLVVEDNIPLLESIVQLLSDEFEVDQAANGEDALFLAMQNIHDVIVLDVMIPEIDGFEVLQTIRKEGLKIPVLFLTARDSLEDRVKGLDSGGDDYLVKPFQAAELKARIRALLRRSGSLTTNQTIQYRGIELLGKERDIVANGESIKLTSKQYELLEYLIQNKGAILTKEQIYDRVWGFDSDTTIAIVEVFMHHLRKKLEPTGYHADIKTIRGVGYMLNEE from the coding sequence ATGCGTTTATTAGTAGTAGAAGATAATATTCCGTTGCTCGAGTCTATTGTTCAGCTTTTATCAGATGAATTTGAAGTGGACCAAGCAGCGAATGGGGAAGATGCTTTATTTTTAGCAATGCAGAATATCCATGATGTGATTGTGTTGGATGTAATGATTCCTGAAATAGATGGTTTTGAAGTGCTCCAGACAATAAGAAAAGAAGGTTTAAAAATCCCAGTCCTCTTTCTAACGGCCAGAGATTCGTTAGAAGACCGTGTGAAGGGATTAGATAGCGGCGGAGATGATTACTTAGTGAAGCCATTTCAAGCGGCTGAGTTAAAAGCGAGGATTCGAGCCTTATTACGTAGAAGTGGCAGCCTGACTACCAATCAAACCATTCAATATCGGGGGATTGAATTGTTAGGGAAAGAAAGAGACATTGTGGCAAATGGAGAATCGATTAAACTTACCTCCAAACAATATGAACTGTTAGAATATCTCATTCAAAATAAAGGGGCTATTTTAACAAAAGAACAAATATATGATCGTGTATGGGGCTTTGATTCTGATACAACAATAGCGATCGTTGAGGTCTTCATGCATCATCTTCGTAAAAAACTAGAACCTACAGGTTATCATGCTGACATAAAAACGATTCGTGGCGTAGGTTACATGCTTAACGAAGAATAG
- a CDS encoding ABC transporter permease yields the protein MGIIQSIKMALRSIIGNKLRSALTMLGMIIGVSSVIILVSIAQGAAQNVASQINQLGTNLLTINTFSTDLALTEDKIEELGKLSGVKDVSPVVSGRVNVKKDRTTSQVTLTGTNAAYSTVRDTKVSAGRFITDLDIEYRQKIAVIGADTASTFFGSIDPVGQYIQIEGTSFKVVGVLVSKGSSMGQSGDNVVIVPLSTGQRLVKSTTINQVYLQGKSEDQMDFVMNEVEMKMASLFPNKSDSYSVTNQQDLMDTMSSVTDTMTMMLGGIASISLLVGGIGIMNIMLVSVSERTKEIGIRKAIGAKRRDVLLQFLIEAVVLSGVGGIIGILAGLGIGKILSSLLSLTVSFTSSVMLLSFLFSLAVGVIFGVFPANKASKLNPIQALRYE from the coding sequence ATGGGAATTATTCAATCTATTAAAATGGCACTCCGCAGTATAATAGGGAACAAGCTAAGGTCTGCACTAACAATGCTTGGGATGATTATCGGGGTCTCTTCCGTGATTATCCTTGTTTCGATTGCACAAGGGGCAGCACAAAATGTGGCAAGTCAAATTAATCAGCTTGGAACCAATCTATTAACTATTAATACATTTAGTACGGATTTAGCTTTAACGGAAGATAAAATTGAAGAGCTTGGGAAATTGAGTGGAGTGAAAGATGTTTCTCCCGTAGTTTCTGGTCGGGTAAATGTGAAGAAGGATAGAACTACCTCACAGGTGACTCTAACGGGAACGAATGCAGCGTATTCCACTGTTCGTGACACGAAGGTGAGTGCAGGTAGATTTATTACAGATCTTGATATTGAATATAGACAAAAGATTGCGGTAATCGGGGCGGATACGGCCTCTACCTTCTTTGGTTCGATAGACCCTGTTGGTCAATACATTCAAATTGAGGGTACATCTTTTAAAGTAGTCGGCGTACTAGTCTCAAAAGGCAGTTCCATGGGCCAAAGTGGAGATAACGTTGTTATTGTTCCTTTAAGTACGGGCCAGCGGTTGGTAAAGAGTACAACGATAAATCAAGTTTACCTTCAAGGAAAAAGTGAAGACCAAATGGATTTCGTGATGAACGAGGTAGAAATGAAGATGGCCTCTTTATTTCCAAACAAGAGTGATTCTTATAGTGTAACGAACCAACAGGATTTAATGGATACTATGAGTTCTGTCACAGACACAATGACCATGATGCTGGGTGGGATTGCAAGTATTTCGTTACTAGTTGGTGGGATAGGAATCATGAATATTATGCTCGTATCCGTTTCAGAACGAACAAAGGAAATTGGGATTCGTAAAGCTATTGGTGCTAAGAGACGAGACGTTCTTTTACAATTCCTTATTGAGGCAGTGGTACTAAGTGGTGTTGGAGGAATCATTGGTATTTTAGCAGGACTAGGTATTGGAAAGATCCTTTCCTCTTTATTAAGTTTAACCGTATCATTCACATCATCGGTGATGCTATTATCATTCCTTTTCTCGTTGGCTGTAGGTGTCATATTTGGAGTATTTCCTGCTAATAAAGCATCCAAATTGAATCCTATTCAGGCTCTACGATATGAATAA
- a CDS encoding ABC transporter ATP-binding protein, protein MGKPIIQIKDLMKTYKLGGETVHALNNVSIEIDKGEFLAIIGPSGSGKSTLMNMIGCLDRPQSGKYLLAGKDIGKMNDNQLATIRNQKIGFIFQNFNLLTKLTALENVELPLLYSGVPTKERRERALESLQKVGLKDRSGHLPTQLSGGQQQRVAIARALVGNPAILLADEPTGALDSKTSKEILSIMKELNELGHTIILITHDLEIAKQAKRMVSIQDGQLQENGGELDGNYSIY, encoded by the coding sequence ATGGGGAAACCAATCATTCAAATAAAAGATTTAATGAAGACATATAAACTTGGTGGCGAAACGGTTCACGCTTTAAATAATGTGTCAATTGAGATTGATAAAGGAGAATTCTTAGCCATTATTGGCCCGTCTGGTTCAGGAAAATCAACACTCATGAACATGATAGGCTGCCTTGATAGACCCCAGTCCGGAAAATACCTATTGGCTGGTAAGGATATCGGTAAGATGAATGACAATCAATTAGCAACGATCCGAAATCAGAAAATAGGATTCATCTTTCAAAATTTTAATCTATTAACAAAATTGACAGCACTTGAAAATGTTGAGTTGCCCCTGTTATATAGTGGTGTGCCCACAAAAGAACGCCGGGAAAGAGCATTAGAAAGCCTTCAAAAAGTAGGGTTGAAGGACAGGTCAGGACATTTACCAACCCAACTATCTGGTGGTCAGCAGCAACGGGTTGCCATTGCGAGAGCACTTGTAGGGAATCCGGCCATTCTCCTGGCTGATGAACCTACTGGTGCACTAGATAGCAAGACTAGTAAGGAAATTTTATCCATTATGAAAGAGCTAAATGAATTGGGACATACCATTATTTTAATTACACACGATTTAGAAATAGCGAAGCAAGCAAAAAGAATGGTCAGTATTCAAGACGGCCAGCTTCAAGAAAATGGAGGTGAGCTAGATGGGAATTATTCAATCTATTAA
- a CDS encoding efflux RND transporter periplasmic adaptor subunit, with protein MMKKWVMLAVGLLVAGFVGYQYYSSKTSSQTVSAQVRTATVQKGTLEVKISGSGTVQPVTSEDIKAKDNNNEIDEVLVATGEEVKVGDELITFTDGSDPITAPASGIVTTISVSAGERVTSGQVVAHVTNYKDSQTVVQIDELDIPKIKKDQTVSLKINAFPDQAYTGKVASVSEEGNSSNGVSTFDVIIHIDKPENLKVGMSTEASILTASKESALYVPLDAIHSSNGEKFVQVLSSTTSSQTNGGSEQKTVKTGLANEDYVEITEGVTEGEVVQLPQLATGSSSGNTKGFMQGGGFGGANMGGMGGFNRNGGRQGQFSGRTGN; from the coding sequence ATGATGAAAAAATGGGTAATGTTAGCAGTTGGATTATTGGTTGCGGGTTTTGTTGGCTATCAATATTATTCATCAAAAACAAGCAGTCAAACAGTTTCAGCACAGGTGAGAACAGCTACGGTACAAAAAGGAACGCTAGAAGTTAAAATCAGCGGATCAGGAACAGTTCAACCCGTTACAAGTGAAGATATTAAAGCAAAGGATAATAACAATGAAATTGATGAAGTATTAGTTGCTACAGGGGAAGAAGTAAAGGTGGGTGACGAACTCATCACATTTACTGATGGAAGCGATCCGATTACAGCACCTGCGTCCGGAATTGTGACCACCATATCCGTTTCGGCAGGTGAACGGGTAACAAGTGGACAAGTTGTTGCCCATGTAACGAACTACAAAGACTCGCAAACGGTTGTACAAATTGACGAACTTGATATTCCTAAAATCAAAAAGGATCAAACAGTAAGTTTGAAAATAAATGCTTTCCCGGACCAGGCTTATACAGGAAAGGTAGCTTCCGTTTCTGAAGAGGGAAATTCATCAAACGGTGTGTCGACCTTCGATGTAATTATTCATATTGATAAACCAGAAAACCTTAAAGTGGGTATGAGTACTGAAGCTAGTATATTAACAGCAAGTAAGGAATCGGCACTATATGTTCCGTTAGACGCAATCCACAGCAGCAATGGTGAAAAATTTGTGCAGGTACTTTCTTCAACAACTAGTTCACAAACAAATGGTGGAAGCGAACAGAAGACTGTAAAAACGGGATTAGCCAATGAAGATTATGTTGAAATTACAGAGGGAGTAACGGAAGGGGAAGTGGTCCAATTACCTCAACTCGCTACCGGAAGCTCTTCCGGCAATACAAAAGGCTTCATGCAAGGTGGAGGTTTTGGTGGGGCAAATATGGGTGGAATGGGCGGCTTTAACCGAAACGGTGGTCGTCAAGGACAATTTAGCGGAAGGACAGGTAACTAA
- a CDS encoding MarR family transcriptional regulator produces MENKTIQELIDRYVTLSFQVHKKAESLIKGQIGNELTNDQHYILRYIHQAKECTSSELADAFEVNKSAITAIINRMADRGLIQRTRDENDRRVVYLTLTEEGNGLYQDCQEKVRLLVESIITQFDETEIVNFMNTYEKLASILSNKKKEELGE; encoded by the coding sequence ATGGAGAACAAAACCATTCAGGAATTAATTGACCGCTATGTGACGTTGTCTTTTCAAGTCCATAAAAAAGCAGAATCTTTGATTAAGGGGCAAATTGGTAATGAACTGACAAATGATCAGCACTACATATTAAGATACATTCACCAAGCTAAGGAATGTACCTCTTCTGAATTAGCAGATGCATTTGAAGTAAATAAAAGTGCAATAACAGCCATCATTAATCGAATGGCAGATAGAGGTCTGATTCAGAGAACACGTGATGAAAACGACAGAAGAGTTGTTTATTTAACGTTAACAGAAGAAGGAAATGGCTTATACCAAGATTGCCAGGAAAAAGTACGACTACTAGTTGAATCCATCATTACCCAATTTGATGAGACAGAAATAGTAAATTTTATGAATACGTATGAAAAATTAGCGTCAATCTTATCCAATAAGAAAAAGGAAGAACTGGGGGAAT